Proteins encoded by one window of Deinococcus sp. Leaf326:
- a CDS encoding exonuclease domain-containing protein: MIIWDTETTGTDETDAILSIAVMDSRTGQVLLDTLVRPPKHLMVWPRVEAMHGVTPAMVQDAPTMDEVWPRVRGLLAGGSAAYGAALDL, encoded by the coding sequence ATGATCATCTGGGACACCGAGACCACCGGCACCGACGAAACCGACGCCATCCTGAGCATCGCGGTCATGGACAGCAGGACCGGCCAGGTGCTCCTCGACACTCTCGTGCGACCACCCAAGCACCTCATGGTGTGGCCGCGTGTGGAGGCCATGCACGGCGTTACCCCCGCGATGGTCCAGGATGCGCCCACGATGGACGAGGTGTGGCCTCGCGTACGCGGACTGCTGGCCGGCGGGAGTGCCGCCTACGGGGCCGCGCTTGACCTCTAG